CTCGGCCTGCTCGGCCGTCAGCGGAACGGCGGGGGGCGATCGCGAAGGCGCTCCAGAACCGGCTTGAACCTTCTCGATCCAGCGCCTGAAGACACTCTCGACCAGATCCAGGTCACGGCATACCCGAGACACCGGCTGACCTCGCTCAAGGACCAGGGCAACCGCG
This DNA window, taken from Luteibacter sp. 9135, encodes the following:
- a CDS encoding transposase, which produces MSKRIRRQFTPDFKAGAVALVLERGQPVSRVCRDLDLVESVFRRWIEKVQAGSGAPSRSPPAVPLTAEQAEIQQLRRENEILRMERDILKKATAFFAKESS